The DNA window GGCTGTACACCGCGTTCTGCAGCGAAAGCCCAGCCGAATGGCTGGATACCTGGTACAGCGAAGCGATCGCCTGCGCGGGCGCTTCGGCGACGACTTTTACGTTGGTCTGGGTGACTGCATCGGTGATCTGCGAATTGACGGGGGTTTCGGGAGCGGCCATGAGCCTGTCCTTGATCGGTCGGTGGAGGAAACGTCTGCAGGACCGACGTCCTGAGCCGCATGACGGTGTCGCGTGGGTCTAACGGGAGGAACGCAATCCCCGGCGGCCTGTGAAGCCGGGCCCAAGGGATGCGTCCGGAATCGGGGCTCGGGCGCGGATCGGCCTCGCCTCAGTCGCCGACCGCGGTCCGCAGCCGGTTGCGCAGCAACTCCACGCGCTTGCGCGCCAGCGGTTGGTTGATGTGCAGCCGCGCGGCGATTTCCGGGTAAGGCAGATCGTCGATGAAACGGTAGGCGAACAGCCGGCGCTGCTCGCGGCTCATCTTCGACACCGCCGCGATCACCCGCTCGAGTTGTTCGTCGAGCTCGAGCTGTTGCAACGCCGATATGCCGTCGTGGGCGAAACCGGCCGCGTCGTTGTCGATGTCGCGGTTGCGGTCGAACACCTCGCGGTCGCGGTTGCGCTGGCGCACGCTGTCCAGAAAGACATGGCGCATGACCACGAACAGGATGCCGCTGGGGTCGGTGATCGTCTGCGGCGAATTGCGCATGAACAGCCACGCCTTCATCGCGGTGTTGCCCAGCAGTTCTTCGGCGCGGTCGCGCTGGCCCTCGGCGAACCGCCGCGCGCGCGCTTCCAGCTCCGGCAAATTCTCGCGCCAGGCGATGGTGAACATCGCGTCGGCGGCGGCGTAATCGCCGAGTTCTGTTTCGTTACGTTCCATCACTCGCCTCTCCTGTGTCGAGCACGTGAGGCGAGTCTGGTTAGGGGGTCGGGGGATAGCTGTTACTTGGGTGACACGCGCCTGCCGGCTCCGGCACGGAACTGCGTACCCCGTCGCGGTACGCGATTTCCATGCGGATCGAAGTCCGCCGTCGACGCGCGTTCGCGCGCATTCGCGCGGCGCGCCGGGCCCGCGCGCGCCGCGGCGCGCGCGTGCGCACAAACCCGTCGCGCTTCACGCAACGCTTGTGTGGTGCGGCACGGCGTACCGCGATCGCAGTGCGGCCGCGACGGCGCGGAAATGCAGCGCCCCCATCGGCAATAAGATCGGCGCCGGCCGGGCCCGCGCGGCTTCGCTGTCGCGCTCAGGCGGCGCGAGCGGCCCCCGGGCCCAAGCCGACGCTGCGCATCGCGCCGTCCCAGCCCCAGGTAACGATGCAACAGGCGGCCACGACCAGGCCCCAGGTCAGGCTGCCTTCGGGCAGCAAGTCGACGCCGGCGGCGAACGCCGTCCACCATTGCGCGCCGCCGAGCGCAGCCGTCGCCACGCCGGCGAGCCCCAGGCCGGCCAGCAGCCCCTGCTGCAGCCAGCGCTCCAACCGGTCGCTGTTCTGCGTCGCCGCTTCGACGCTGCGCGCGACCTGCTGGGCGAAACCATAGGGAATCGGCTCCATCACCGGCGCACGCAAGGCGCGGCTGAGCAGACGATACTGGGCCAGACGCGGATCGTCGGCGTCCATCGGCGCGCCGTCGCGCTCCTCGCGCATGGCCCGCTCCTGCAATCGCCATTCGCGGGCGACGGCCGGATCGCGGGCATCGGAAGGATCGACAGGGGGCTGCGTGCGGTTCATGCGAATTCTCCCAACCGGGCTTCCAGGCGCTGGCGCAGCCGCGCCCGGCTCCGGAACAGGTGGCTTTTAATCGTACCCTCGGCGAGGCCGGTCATCGCGGCGATCTCGCCGATCGGCAGTTCTTCCAAGTGATACAGGGTCAACAGGGTGCGTTGCAGGGGCGGCAGGGCCTCGATCTCGGCGTGCAGGCCGGCGGCGATCTCTTCGTCGGCGCAGGCTGCCTCCAGGTCGAAGCCGTCGCTGACGCTGTCCAGCGGCGACAGCGCATCGTCGTCATCGGCGACCTCCACGATCGGAATCCGCTTGCGCTCCAAGTGGCGCTTGGCCACCGAGTAGGCGACCTGGCCGATCCAGGACTTGAGCGGACTCTCGTGACGGTACTGGTGCAAACACTGGTGCACCCGCAGGAACGCCTCCTGGCACAGCTCGCGGGTATCGTCCGGGTGCCGCACCATGCGCTGGATGATGTGCCAGCACAGGCCCTGGTACTCGCGCACCAGACGCTCGAATGCGCCTGGGGCGCGCTCGAGCACGGCGGTCACCAGCAGGCGGTCGGGATGGTCGGATTCACCGGTCATCCGATCAAGGATGCGGACATGGCGGGATCGGTTGCAGTGACGTCGATACCCGGTCAAATATGACACACAACATACCCAAGACGTGACGTCGGGCGTTTCCCGGCCCGC is part of the Lysobacter firmicutimachus genome and encodes:
- a CDS encoding RebB family R body protein, giving the protein MAAPETPVNSQITDAVTQTNVKVVAEAPAQAIASLYQVSSHSAGLSLQNAVYSQQALNQISTAVVSKAVALIMSIGEKS
- a CDS encoding RNA polymerase sigma factor; translated protein: MERNETELGDYAAADAMFTIAWRENLPELEARARRFAEGQRDRAEELLGNTAMKAWLFMRNSPQTITDPSGILFVVMRHVFLDSVRQRNRDREVFDRNRDIDNDAAGFAHDGISALQQLELDEQLERVIAAVSKMSREQRRLFAYRFIDDLPYPEIAARLHINQPLARKRVELLRNRLRTAVGD
- a CDS encoding RNA polymerase sigma factor encodes the protein MTGESDHPDRLLVTAVLERAPGAFERLVREYQGLCWHIIQRMVRHPDDTRELCQEAFLRVHQCLHQYRHESPLKSWIGQVAYSVAKRHLERKRIPIVEVADDDDALSPLDSVSDGFDLEAACADEEIAAGLHAEIEALPPLQRTLLTLYHLEELPIGEIAAMTGLAEGTIKSHLFRSRARLRQRLEARLGEFA